A single Deinococcus betulae DNA region contains:
- a CDS encoding sporulation protein: MGFLKRMMAAVGVGGARVDAQVQNPAVRIGESVNGVIVVTGGGVDQRIERINLGLATRYKHDDTYVHHQLSKVAVVPGFDLRPGERREFPFSIPVPAGTPLTLSGTSVWLATDADIAGAADPGDQDTLQILPSREMETLFMAAQQLGFQLSGSEVEYHHGRIAQEISFRPPYGQYKIAEIEMMIFPQMGGLDVILEVDRRATGMASIFTSETERKGNWHLSSQTLQAGPDAVARELEGRIRSLM; this comes from the coding sequence ATGGGATTCTTAAAACGGATGATGGCCGCAGTCGGTGTGGGTGGCGCGCGCGTGGACGCCCAGGTGCAGAACCCTGCTGTGCGCATTGGCGAGAGTGTCAACGGCGTGATCGTCGTGACGGGCGGGGGCGTGGACCAGCGCATCGAGCGCATTAACCTGGGCCTGGCGACCCGCTACAAGCACGACGACACCTATGTTCACCACCAGCTCAGCAAGGTCGCCGTGGTGCCGGGCTTCGATCTGCGCCCAGGCGAGCGCCGCGAATTCCCCTTCAGCATTCCTGTGCCTGCGGGCACGCCCCTGACTCTCAGCGGCACCTCGGTCTGGCTGGCCACCGACGCCGACATTGCGGGCGCCGCCGACCCCGGCGACCAGGACACCCTCCAGATTCTGCCCAGCCGTGAGATGGAAACCCTGTTCATGGCCGCGCAGCAGCTGGGGTTTCAGCTGTCAGGCAGCGAGGTGGAATACCACCACGGCCGCATCGCCCAGGAAATCAGCTTCCGCCCGCCCTACGGCCAGTACAAGATTGCGGAAATCGAGATGATGATTTTCCCGCAGATGGGCGGCCTGGACGTGATTCTGGAGGTTGACCGCCGCGCCACTGGCATGGCGAGCATCTTTACCAGCGAGACGGAGCGTAAAGGCAACTGGCACCTGAGCAGCCAGACCTTGCAAGCCGGCCCTGACGCGGTGGCCCGCGAACTGGAAGGCCGCATTCGCAGCCTGATGTAA
- the ppgK gene encoding polyphosphate--glucose phosphotransferase: MSVTLGIDIGGSGIKGAPVDTLTGQLVGERRRIPTPEGAAPADVKAVVAELVQGFGLPGPVGVTFPGIVQRGRTLSAANVHKDWIGLDADTLLSEAVGQEVHLLNDADAAGLAEARFGAGAGQDGTVMVLTFGTGIGSALIHDGVLVPNTELGHLWLRDKHAETWASDRARERDDLNWKQWSKRACSYLQHLELLFSPELFIIGGGISKKADKWTPHLTLDRSRVVPAQLLNEAGIIGAAMQAALLAPPVRSPRAAAKKA, from the coding sequence ATGAGCGTGACTCTGGGCATTGACATAGGCGGGAGCGGGATCAAGGGCGCGCCGGTGGACACCCTGACCGGGCAGCTGGTCGGCGAGCGCCGCCGTATCCCCACCCCGGAAGGCGCCGCGCCCGCCGACGTCAAGGCAGTGGTGGCCGAGCTGGTCCAGGGCTTTGGGCTGCCCGGCCCGGTGGGGGTGACCTTTCCCGGCATCGTGCAGCGGGGGCGCACCCTGTCAGCGGCCAACGTGCACAAAGACTGGATTGGCTTGGACGCCGATACCCTACTCAGCGAGGCGGTGGGCCAGGAGGTGCATCTGCTCAATGACGCTGACGCTGCTGGGCTGGCCGAGGCCCGCTTTGGCGCCGGCGCCGGTCAGGACGGCACGGTCATGGTGCTGACCTTTGGCACCGGCATTGGCAGCGCCCTGATTCATGACGGCGTGCTGGTGCCCAACACCGAACTGGGGCACCTGTGGCTGCGCGACAAACACGCCGAAACCTGGGCCTCTGACCGGGCGCGGGAACGCGACGACCTGAACTGGAAACAGTGGAGCAAACGCGCCTGTTCCTACCTGCAACACCTGGAACTGCTGTTCAGCCCGGAGCTGTTCATTATCGGTGGTGGAATCAGCAAAAAAGCCGACAAATGGACGCCCCACCTGACCCTGGACCGCAGCCGTGTGGTGCCCGCGCAGCTGCTCAACGAGGCTGGCATCATTGGGGCGGCCATGCAGGCGGCCCTCCTCGCGCCGCCCGTCCGGTCACCGCGCGCCGCGGCCAAAAAGGCTTAG
- a CDS encoding TetR/AcrR family transcriptional regulator: MDSTSLRERQKERRRARIYSVAIDLFKRGGFQTTTATDIARASNVSRGTFFNYYPYKEAVLLDYGSEVMNRLRDHAEARLHEGTPPLTVLYEVWDRLAEENTRERDLFPPLAYEVMNPNPERARTAYQALPLSKVIELILRPMHHAGQMRTDLSLQRISNLIADTYLMVALRWSAYGTERPLREEMRLALGLLLEGAVRRDLPRP; encoded by the coding sequence ATGGATTCCACCTCGCTGCGCGAACGCCAGAAGGAGCGCCGCCGCGCCCGCATCTATTCTGTCGCCATTGACCTGTTCAAGCGCGGGGGCTTTCAGACGACCACCGCGACGGATATCGCGCGGGCCAGCAACGTCTCGCGCGGCACTTTTTTTAACTATTACCCATACAAAGAAGCGGTGCTGCTGGACTACGGCAGCGAGGTCATGAACCGCCTGCGCGATCACGCCGAGGCCCGGCTGCACGAAGGCACGCCGCCCCTGACGGTGCTGTATGAGGTCTGGGACCGCCTGGCCGAGGAAAATACCCGCGAGCGCGACCTGTTTCCGCCGCTGGCCTATGAGGTGATGAACCCCAACCCCGAACGCGCCCGCACCGCGTACCAGGCGCTGCCACTGAGCAAGGTCATCGAACTGATTCTGCGCCCTATGCACCACGCCGGGCAGATGCGCACCGACCTGAGCCTTCAGCGCATCAGCAACCTGATTGCCGACACCTACCTGATGGTGGCGCTGCGCTGGAGCGCCTACGGCACCGAGCGCCCCCTGCGTGAGGAAATGCGCCTCGCCCTCGGCCTGCTGCTGGAAGGCGCCGTGCGCCGCGACCTCCCCCGCCCTTGA
- a CDS encoding 2-phosphoglycerate kinase — translation MTLPELRIGTARHAFPFSRGLLVESLVNAGATGAGAAAAARRIEQQLRLARRTTVSPSELQALMVEVARDVAGSAVAQAAAAQTPAFVDILVTAKKGDLPFSRGVLARTLEDAGLSGKDAYATASTVDVGLRQRGVRRLSAEEIDNLTEDALATRYGEHLRLTYRYLRHNRGKLGVLGSDSNMPSPFSKGILVQSLLAAGVAPDVARKVARVTQRDLRGRDDRVVARHAIRNKVEALLRDEVGPDVGARYRLLRVIRRPPRPVIVLLGGVSGTGKSFLAAEIAYRLGIARVVSTDSIREVMRAMVSPALVPTLHASTFSAWEALLPPGVPRPETPTREALLAGFRDQVQQVSVGLGAVVARSVQEGSSLVLEGVHLVPGYLRAEAFRGALLVPMLVTLPDEEEHRRHFESRDSETAASRPLHRYMAYFREIRAMQDELEALARAQDVPLLDGLTLDESAEQAVDVVLKRVMVALTPEERLSLLGEDGSELTLGAGG, via the coding sequence ATGACCCTGCCCGAGCTGCGGATTGGCACCGCGCGCCACGCCTTTCCGTTTAGCCGGGGGCTGCTGGTCGAGTCGCTGGTCAATGCTGGCGCCACTGGCGCGGGTGCGGCGGCGGCGGCGCGGCGCATTGAGCAGCAACTGCGCCTGGCACGGCGCACCACCGTCAGCCCCAGCGAGCTTCAGGCCCTGATGGTCGAGGTGGCGCGCGACGTGGCCGGGTCAGCCGTGGCGCAGGCGGCGGCGGCCCAGACCCCGGCCTTCGTGGACATTCTGGTGACGGCCAAGAAGGGCGACCTGCCGTTTAGCCGGGGCGTGCTGGCCCGCACACTGGAAGACGCGGGGCTGTCGGGCAAAGACGCCTACGCCACGGCCAGCACGGTGGATGTGGGCCTGCGCCAGCGCGGCGTGCGGCGCCTGAGCGCCGAGGAAATTGACAACCTGACCGAAGACGCCCTGGCCACCCGCTACGGTGAACATCTGCGCCTGACCTACCGCTACCTGCGCCACAACCGGGGCAAACTGGGCGTGCTGGGCAGCGACAGCAACATGCCCAGCCCGTTTTCCAAAGGCATTCTGGTGCAGTCGCTGCTGGCCGCCGGGGTCGCGCCGGATGTGGCCCGCAAGGTGGCGCGCGTGACCCAGCGCGACCTGCGGGGCCGCGACGACCGCGTGGTCGCCCGCCACGCCATCCGCAACAAGGTCGAGGCGCTGCTGCGCGATGAGGTGGGGCCAGATGTCGGGGCGCGCTACCGCCTGCTGCGCGTCATTCGCCGCCCGCCCCGGCCGGTGATCGTGCTCCTGGGCGGCGTGTCAGGCACTGGCAAAAGCTTCCTGGCCGCCGAGATTGCCTACCGCCTGGGCATTGCGCGCGTGGTCAGCACCGATTCTATTCGGGAGGTCATGCGGGCCATGGTCTCCCCCGCCCTGGTGCCCACCCTGCACGCCAGCACCTTCAGCGCCTGGGAGGCCCTGCTGCCGCCAGGTGTGCCGCGTCCCGAGACCCCCACCCGCGAAGCCCTGCTGGCGGGCTTCCGTGACCAAGTGCAGCAGGTGAGTGTCGGCCTGGGGGCTGTGGTGGCCCGTAGCGTGCAGGAAGGCAGCAGCCTGGTGCTCGAAGGCGTTCATCTGGTGCCCGGCTACCTCCGTGCAGAGGCGTTCCGGGGCGCGCTGCTGGTGCCCATGCTGGTCACGCTGCCTGACGAGGAAGAACACCGCCGCCACTTTGAAAGCCGCGACTCTGAAACGGCCGCGAGCCGTCCCCTGCACCGCTACATGGCCTATTTCAGAGAGATCCGCGCCATGCAAGATGAGCTGGAAGCCCTGGCCCGCGCTCAGGACGTGCCCCTGCTGGACGGCTTGACCCTGGATGAGAGCGCCGAGCAGGCCGTGGATGTGGTCCTGAAGCGCGTGATGGTGGCCCTGACCCCCGAAGAGCGGCTCAGCCTGCTGGGCGAGGACGGCTCTGAGCTGACTCTGGGTGCTGGAGGATAA
- a CDS encoding organic hydroperoxide resistance protein — protein MNHLYTAEVTATGGRAGTVTSSDDRLNFALSVPAGIGGDDGPGTNPEQLFAAGYAACFQGALGVAARRQKLELTPDSTVTARVGLRREGLAFALDVALEGHFPGLSQDDALALMHAAHAVCPYSVATRGNVDVQLSVR, from the coding sequence ATGAATCACCTCTATACCGCAGAAGTTACCGCCACAGGCGGGCGCGCCGGCACCGTGACAAGCAGCGATGACCGCCTGAACTTTGCCTTAAGCGTGCCGGCTGGCATCGGCGGAGACGACGGTCCCGGCACCAACCCCGAACAGCTGTTTGCCGCCGGGTATGCCGCCTGCTTTCAGGGTGCCCTGGGTGTGGCCGCACGCCGCCAGAAGCTGGAACTGACCCCGGACAGCACCGTAACGGCCCGCGTGGGCCTGCGCCGCGAGGGTCTGGCCTTTGCGCTGGACGTGGCCCTGGAAGGCCATTTCCCCGGCCTGAGCCAGGACGACGCCCTGGCCCTGATGCACGCCGCCCATGCCGTTTGCCCCTACAGCGTGGCCACACGTGGCAACGTGGATGTTCAGCTGAGCGTGCGCTGA
- the pdxH gene encoding pyridoxamine 5'-phosphate oxidase codes for MTDLTGLRLSYTRAELRRADLHPEPLAQFQVWLQEALDAGLREPYALSLATADQSGRPSVRTVLLRGADDRGLTFYTNFGSHKGHDLAVNPQAELLFHWAEHERQVRAYGTVARVTDEEADAYFHARPRESQLAAHASDPQSAPVQDRAALDATFAALHRRFPEGTEVPRPAFWGGYRVTVQEWEFWQGRPSRLHDRFRYARQADRWQVQRLLP; via the coding sequence GTGACCGACCTGACGGGACTGCGCCTGTCCTACACCCGCGCCGAACTGCGCCGCGCAGACCTGCACCCCGAGCCTCTGGCGCAGTTTCAGGTCTGGCTGCAAGAAGCCCTGGACGCGGGCCTGCGAGAGCCGTATGCCCTGAGCCTGGCCACTGCTGACCAGAGTGGGCGGCCCAGTGTGCGCACCGTCCTGCTGCGCGGCGCCGATGACCGTGGTCTGACGTTTTACACCAACTTCGGGTCCCACAAAGGCCATGACCTGGCGGTCAACCCGCAGGCCGAGCTGCTGTTTCACTGGGCGGAGCATGAACGGCAGGTGCGCGCCTACGGCACCGTGGCCCGCGTCACGGATGAGGAGGCCGACGCCTACTTTCACGCCCGCCCCCGCGAGAGCCAGCTGGCCGCCCATGCCAGCGACCCGCAAAGTGCCCCCGTACAGGACCGGGCAGCGCTGGACGCCACCTTTGCTGCCCTGCACCGCCGTTTTCCCGAGGGGACAGAGGTGCCCCGTCCGGCGTTCTGGGGAGGCTACCGGGTCACCGTGCAGGAGTGGGAGTTCTGGCAGGGCCGCCCGAGCCGTCTGCATGACCGCTTCCGGTATGCGCGCCAGGCTGACCGCTGGCAGGTGCAGCGCCTGCTGCCCTGA
- a CDS encoding DNA-formamidopyrimidine glycosylase, producing MPELPEVETTRRKIEPLLLGRTILEVAHDAPHKYRDTHLAQGRRVTGLSRRGKYLLLHLAEQSAAQDEPHDLELLVHLGMTGGFRLESGKHTRVTFKTDAGELYFDDARRFGKVAVVPRGDYAGHPTLAAMGPEPLSADFREDDFVRLAAACGPVKLWLLSQKPVSGVGNIYADESLWAARIHPAQTRLTADEAGRLYRAVREVMGRAVEAGGSSLGDGVGNYRQHDGAPGAFQHQHHAYGRGGQPCDRCGTTIEKIVLGQRGTHFCPQCQPLRPVGAA from the coding sequence ATGCCGGAACTGCCGGAAGTTGAAACCACCCGCCGCAAAATCGAGCCGCTGCTGCTGGGCCGCACCATTCTGGAAGTCGCCCACGACGCGCCCCACAAGTACCGCGACACCCATCTGGCGCAGGGGCGGCGCGTGACTGGCCTCAGCCGCCGGGGCAAGTATCTGCTGCTGCACCTGGCTGAACAAAGTGCCGCGCAGGACGAGCCCCATGACCTCGAACTGCTGGTCCACCTGGGGATGACGGGCGGCTTTCGCCTGGAAAGCGGCAAGCACACCCGCGTGACCTTCAAGACCGACGCTGGCGAACTGTACTTTGACGACGCCCGGCGCTTTGGCAAGGTGGCGGTGGTGCCGCGCGGCGACTATGCAGGTCACCCCACCCTGGCGGCGATGGGCCCCGAGCCCCTCTCAGCGGACTTCCGCGAGGATGACTTTGTGCGTCTGGCGGCCGCCTGCGGTCCGGTCAAACTGTGGCTGCTGTCGCAAAAGCCGGTCAGCGGTGTGGGCAACATCTACGCCGACGAGAGCCTGTGGGCCGCCCGGATTCACCCGGCCCAGACGCGCCTGACGGCTGACGAGGCCGGGCGCCTCTACCGCGCCGTCCGCGAAGTGATGGGCCGCGCCGTTGAGGCTGGGGGCAGCAGCCTGGGTGACGGCGTGGGGAACTACCGCCAGCACGACGGCGCACCCGGCGCGTTTCAGCACCAGCACCACGCGTATGGGCGCGGCGGCCAGCCGTGTGACCGCTGCGGCACGACTATCGAGAAAATTGTGCTGGGGCAGCGAGGCACTCACTTTTGCCCGCAGTGTCAGCCGCTGCGCCCCGTGGGGGCCGCGTGA
- a CDS encoding S8 family serine peptidase — MKTPRFGLAALTLTALLAACGQPTPVQVPAPVVAAPSPAATVAVNGRTGARYLRQQLVVNLPAPAAEALAARLNARIIDRIPQLDVVVLELPAVDDALEVAALLNREGEVRYAAPHHLAEREPDQKTPEQAALGAQAAVNQTFDSLPQYALDQNHMAAQAAWDAGFTGAGVTVGVVDDPSDVSHPDLKATWSGKAYDPRGAGKVYTTAQSWLDMIDGLDGSVNGQVDPSIEHGTAVASTITAAKDGKGIVGVVPGAKFQPSMIFAPGSVGTAAIAKAILWQVDNGAQVLNNSWGGPGYDPTIKLAVDYALRKNVTVVASAGNSSREEWSRPAMLPGVIASAALDINNKKASFSTFGRHISVAAPGVDVLLAAPLFLNDDGSRKSGATPAGGSGYQLISGTSFSGPYTAGTAALILGARPDLDPYQVRRLMEETADASVGSSAGGFDRETGYGAIRLDRLAERLKNGPMPERGGAVRIQVQVKGDTGTYVAATTASDVILEGAGSDGMVYGAQTDSRGEALFAAIAPGKYTLRIGTPDLLVTGGKPEERGTYVGEITVTSGDAGTTPTVFQLDKGYYNPFPTDPYEANDTLASAKPVEVGKATDLAYIFNKDYNATTGKDKYDVDLYSFSGTAGQKLDIVLHDKYYPGEALGNLWGVVYIRDAAGVTLKDASGRPLKPNTVTNILSVTLPSTGTYFLQVGAYTHLNPTNGEAPYTGTVSNSSQNKYFLELRQK, encoded by the coding sequence CCAGCAACTCGTCGTGAACCTGCCGGCTCCGGCGGCCGAGGCCCTGGCCGCGCGCCTGAACGCCCGCATCATTGACCGCATTCCGCAGCTGGATGTGGTGGTGCTGGAATTGCCCGCCGTAGACGACGCCCTGGAGGTCGCGGCCCTGCTGAACCGCGAGGGCGAGGTGCGCTACGCCGCCCCCCATCACCTCGCCGAGCGCGAGCCGGACCAGAAGACCCCCGAGCAGGCGGCCCTGGGCGCCCAGGCCGCCGTCAACCAGACGTTTGACAGCCTCCCGCAGTACGCCCTGGACCAGAACCACATGGCCGCTCAGGCCGCCTGGGACGCCGGCTTTACGGGCGCGGGCGTCACCGTGGGCGTCGTGGACGACCCCAGCGACGTGTCTCACCCCGACCTGAAAGCCACCTGGAGTGGCAAGGCCTACGACCCTCGGGGCGCTGGCAAGGTGTACACCACCGCCCAGAGCTGGCTGGACATGATTGACGGCCTGGACGGATCGGTCAACGGGCAGGTGGACCCCAGCATCGAACACGGCACGGCGGTGGCGTCTACCATCACGGCCGCCAAGGACGGCAAGGGCATCGTGGGGGTGGTCCCCGGCGCCAAGTTCCAGCCTTCCATGATTTTCGCGCCGGGCAGCGTGGGCACCGCCGCCATCGCCAAGGCGATTTTGTGGCAGGTGGACAACGGCGCCCAGGTGCTTAACAACTCCTGGGGCGGCCCCGGCTACGACCCCACCATCAAGCTGGCGGTGGACTACGCCCTGCGCAAAAACGTGACGGTCGTGGCCAGCGCCGGGAACTCCTCGCGCGAGGAATGGTCGCGCCCCGCCATGTTGCCCGGCGTCATCGCCTCGGCGGCGCTGGACATCAACAACAAGAAGGCCAGCTTCTCGACGTTTGGCCGTCACATCAGCGTGGCCGCGCCGGGTGTGGACGTGCTGCTGGCGGCGCCCCTCTTTCTGAATGACGACGGCAGCCGCAAGAGCGGCGCCACGCCGGCGGGCGGCAGCGGCTACCAGCTCATCAGCGGCACGTCGTTTTCTGGGCCCTACACGGCCGGGACCGCCGCGCTGATTCTGGGGGCACGCCCCGACCTGGACCCCTACCAGGTGCGCCGCCTGATGGAAGAGACCGCTGACGCCAGTGTGGGGAGTAGTGCGGGCGGCTTTGACCGCGAAACCGGCTACGGCGCCATTCGCCTGGACCGCCTGGCCGAGCGCCTGAAGAATGGGCCCATGCCCGAGAGAGGAGGCGCAGTCCGTATTCAGGTGCAGGTCAAGGGCGACACTGGCACCTACGTCGCCGCCACCACCGCCTCCGACGTGATTCTGGAAGGCGCCGGGTCAGACGGCATGGTCTACGGCGCCCAGACCGACAGCCGGGGCGAGGCGCTGTTTGCCGCGATTGCGCCGGGCAAGTACACCCTGCGCATCGGGACGCCTGACCTGCTCGTGACCGGCGGCAAACCCGAGGAACGCGGCACCTATGTCGGTGAGATCACCGTCACGAGCGGCGACGCGGGCACCACCCCCACCGTCTTCCAGCTGGACAAGGGCTACTACAACCCGTTCCCCACCGACCCCTACGAGGCCAACGACACCCTGGCCAGCGCCAAGCCCGTCGAGGTGGGCAAGGCCACCGACCTGGCGTACATCTTTAATAAGGATTACAACGCCACAACCGGCAAGGACAAGTACGACGTGGATCTCTACTCGTTCAGCGGGACGGCTGGGCAGAAGCTGGACATCGTGCTGCACGACAAGTATTACCCCGGCGAGGCGCTGGGCAACCTGTGGGGCGTCGTCTACATCCGTGACGCGGCCGGCGTGACGCTCAAGGACGCCTCGGGCCGGCCCCTCAAACCCAATACCGTCACCAACATCCTGTCGGTCACGCTGCCCAGCACGGGGACGTACTTCCTTCAGGTGGGCGCCTACACGCACCTGAACCCCACGAACGGTGAAGCCCCCTACACCGGCACCGTCAGCAACAGTTCTCAGAACAAATACTTCCTGGAACTGCGCCAGAAGTAA